GCCGCACACCAGCTTCCACTGTGGCAACGTGCCCGCCATCCCCGGCATGTACGCGAACGTCGAAACCGGCTGCCAGGCCTACCACACCTGCCACGATGGGCGCGAGGGACACCAGGGCGCGTCCTTCCTCTGCACCAACGGTACGCTGTTCAATCAGAAGGAATTCGCCTGCGACTGGTGGTACAATGTCAAGTGCGAGGAAGCGCCCAGCTACTACCATCTGAATGCCGACCCCGAGCACAACCCCTTCACGCCCAAGCGCAAGCCGGAGGAagagcaccagcagcacaagAAATTCCTCATCCACGTCTAGGCTGGTGATGCTGTTTTTCCCCTtctgccgttgttgttgttgagatTCACATTCTCTCACTCTATTCATCCAGTCGCTCTTGTTActgttgtaaatattttttcgGAAATATATATGAACTGTTTTTTGAACCTTTTTCATCACAATCATCCATGACGTGTGAGTCGTTAGTTTAAAGACTGTTTATGGCCCTTTTGAATAGCACATGCTATagctctgcagcgtaaaaCAATCGCCCCACCAACGCAACCACACCACATCTCtattcaatttgtttaaagCGCTTCGTGTTGTTGCCACCGACCGCCGTCTGTCCGGAAGCCTCCGGAACTTCAATCGAAATCATGCCGCCGACAACGTAACGAAGCAATTCCGcgcacccaaacccaaaactaacacacaaaaacgcttcatatgaatgaaatatttatacaACCCAAACGGCAACTAGTCCCAGCTGGCTCGACTAACCTAACGCTAAACCACCATTCGCCATTACTGTTGCTAGCACTGTAGCGAAGGCAAAGCGGCGGGCGACCTGGGCAGCAAATAAAAGCGCACGTGGGCCCGAAACCCCCACACCAACAGTCCGCAAAACAATGGCTCAATGGCGCCAAAGTGTTACATCAAAGGATTGTACTTTCAAAGCGGCCGTTAGGGTcgttgcattatttttttccgcCTCctcgttgttggtgttgttgctgcatccATTTTCCCTTCGTTTTGTACagcattttaattttgatttatgTTTCACGCTGCATagcccgctgctgctgctgctgctgctgctgctgctgtttgtgcgCTCTGCTGCGGCCTCGTGTAGAATATTTGCCTTCTGCCGTGTGCAAACAGGGAAAAGTTCTTCCGTCCAAATCGCGCCACCGAATGGTGCACAATTGTGCTGCCTCTTATCAGTTGTCGGGAGGCGAAAAGCTACGGAACGGGGTAGAAAACATATCACACGGTGGCGGACACGATTACGACCCACAATAAACGACTGAAGCGCAGCACAGAACCAGATGCAGCGTGACTGACGGGAGCTCAAAATCAAACAGCGCTTCGCTCGGTTGGATAAAATTCTGCCGAAAACAACATAAAGGTTAACAGAGCAAATATCAATGCATTTTACTTTTTCGGCCACTTTTTTGGGATGCTTGTTTTTTTCGGCCTTCCGGGTGGCTTCTGGAACGGACGCGCTTCGAGGGCACTGGTTAAAGCATTCGGCACATTGGTCCCGATCACACACTTTCGGTGGAACATTGCAGCCCAAATTGGTCCACCCTGGAAGTGTGAGTATAAATTTTCATTAGTCTCGATCGCATATATCTCCCATCGCCGAGCAACCAAAGTGGGCTGATTGGGGCACACTATACCCCCGTTCCGGTGTGCTTCAATCTCGAGAGTGGGAAACTAATTCCACAAATACGCTACAGCCCCATAATTCAAAGGCCCCACTCTGGATGGCTTTTGGCTGCTGAGTGTAAATCGATCTGTAAATACTGTTCGCCAATGGTGCTTTCGTCGtttgttttaataattaataaattagcttgtttattttacaaaaccATCAGGGTGCGAGCACTGCCGGCAACTGCTGCCATTGGTGCAACTAATGCACAATGTGTGCATTAAATTGGATGCACCTCATCCACCACACGCCTGACAGCTCTTTAGGACACATTATTCATTGGCTGGAGAGCGGAGCAAGGCCGAGAATTGAAAAGGCACTTAAAAGTGCCCCTCGGTACAAGGGTGGCTCGGACAAGAGCATTCCTATTATTAAAGTGCCCCTTTTGTGCGGACAAAATTACATTCTATCCAAATTGACAATGCTGCACCCACAAGGATACATTATAAGCACAGGAAACCAGCAGACCAACAGCCAAGTGTGACGATGCAGAAGAAGGGTATTCCCCTTGCCTTGTGCTGTGTACATATTTGGTTTTGTAATCAAAACAACTCGGCTTATAAGAAACAACTTGTGCTCTGGTGTCCGTTCCCGGCGGATGGAGCCAGGTGGTTCGGACTCGGTTGCGGTTGCCCGTTTGCATGTTGTGCTAAATTTAGACAAAAACGGCTATCCACTGTAAACCTAAATCGACTGTAAACCCAACCCCGAAAACCAGTATGCACCTGATTACAAAAGGTCAGCCAGCCCGCTGGACGCTCCGCCATCTGCTCACCGCCCACTGTCACCACACTGGATCGCAGCTTCGGCACAAGAAAGGACATGTACTCTTTCCGGTACCGTCTCTGCTCCTTAGGTTGTTTGTTAGCTTTTCCCAGTCGGTCCATTAACATTTTATGATTGTTTGTGATACACTTCCGGGTAGTGTAAATATGGGTTCCAGCAACTCGACTGTCGGCCCAGTTACGTCTGCCGTCGCAGTTTTTGACAAGCAACTGAAACACCAAACCCTATCCCTTACGATTTTCCAAACTTTGGATGCTAACTTTTGAGCCATTTCGTACTGCTCGCTCGTTTGCTCTTTGTTACTGTCAAGCTTCAGCCCAGCTGCCATTGTGCATCACTCGGAAGTAGTAAACGAACCCAGTAACGGCCCTTTAGACAGGAACACTAGTAGTTACGAGCCGTTCGGTGTGCAGTTACTTTCGCATAAACGCACACTGTGGTTGGAATATAACGAAACGTTAGGCGTGCTCCTCGTTTGAGCTTGTTTATGACTTTCTCTATGTTAATCCCCACTGCATGCTCTATGCCTCATGTGTCTGCAATCGAAAGCATATAATCAACCGATAGTCAATAGTTAACCAAACAACACCTTTCAAAATCTTTAATTCCGGGTGTTTATTCCTCCCACATCCCCAAAACCGCAAAGTTACGTGCCTATGGCCGCCTGGAATTGgattcccctcccccccccccgccccctgCCACAACACTAACTCGCTTCAAATAATCCCCTCGGCAGTTTGttctaatttattttaacGGTTCATTATCGATACCTTCCGTTTCCGCTTGCAGCTGCCACCTGCACGACAGCACTCGTTCGGCAAAGCGTGAAAAGTACCATCGACACCGATACCATTCCCACCAAACACCAACTAttagtgcacacacacagaagcaaacacacgcacacaaacacctcACACGATCACTTATCACACGCCCTCGCCTTTGCCGACAGGCGGAACGACCAGATACCGGAACGATTATGGGCCCAGGCTGAAGCCCGTTAATGCCCCGTCCGCCTCCAGGGATGGAACGCGCGATTCGCTTTCGCTTGTTGCCGGTGCCGTTAACTATAACGATTGGGATGGGATGGCAATCTTTAGGAAGCAATCAATTTCAACAAGTTGATAAGCGCAAGGTACTCCTGGCCGACCGACGGAACGGTTCAGCGGTCCCAAAACAACGCCAGCGCACCATTCCATTACACTGATTTGATGGATATTGAAATGCTATGCGTTTTCTTGATGGGAGGGATCCACCTTATGCCACCCAAAAACTATCCGAGCCACGAGTGCCGTGCGACCCTAGCTTCTTACGGTGCGAACTAGCCTCCGTTTTGAACGGAAGAACCCTGCTATCACAATCAGCGCCACGATCTCACAGGTACGGAAACAAGCAAAGTGCATTTAATTGATAAGCGACACAGGTTGTCACACCGCGTTCCGTTCCCACTCGGTCTGGTCGCCGCGTCGATCGTCAAGGGCCGTCGTCAGTAGTGTCTCATCTCtccgaacgaacgaaacgaaaaactcATACCGGTCCTAGCCAAGCCTTTTTTTCCCACTATCGAAAACAAAACGGTGGTCATTCGATCAGGCCGCGCCTTCGCATCCTTACACTCAGGATACGCACGGCGGAATTGGTGCGTGTTTGTTTACCCAATGGATTGAATTTCGATTACCGTTAGCGGGTGCGAGTGAATGAGTGTGAGTTCCCAGGAAAGGGGGTTTGTGTGCACGTGTGCTCGAAGGTCTGTGCCTTAAATCCTTTGCACAGTCTTCCCCGCAGAGGAAAAAGCTGCACGATCCGAGTGTAATGTGATTATCGATCCGATCGTGTCGTGTCGTGGGGCAGGTGTCGAAATCGCCCTCGTATCATTAAACTCCACTCCCGGGGGAAAGGTGCGGGCGAACAGTGAATGtgataacaaaaaagcacccaactcacacacccacagtGGCAGTGCACAGTTATTGAAAAGCGATTGCATCACCGCGAGGGCCTCCGTGGAGCCCGGGCACCAAAGTGCAGGATGAAGAACAACGGCACCATGAACTACTTCACCGAATCGTCCGACGAGGATGACGAGGAGACGGTCATGATCAAAAAGTACGTAAAATGAGGAAAACTTTTGCATTCTCCCTGTTCACTGCCCCCACCGTCCCACCGTCAGCGGAACAATCCCCAATGCTGCGCTGACGTGGCCGTTTGCTGCGCGGCTCAACAAAACCGCCTccgattttttttccatccgAAACCACTTCAAATATACGTTTATTCATGTACCgtgcaggggggggggagagaatGGTGGGACTGCAAAGAACCCTCAAGATGAAGGTACAGTGAAAGCAAACAAAGAGAAGCGCGAAAAAATATGATtcagttttaataaaaattgaCTCAATTGAATATTCAATAAGAAATTTTCctaataatatatttttttgcgcTTCACTTCGGCTGCCAAACTGGGCAAACTCCCTTCCGCCGCCCTTTCAGCGATAAAGTTGGCCCACTCGAATCGCTATGCCCATGGAACGATGAAAACATCATTACTAAAACGGCAAGAATGTGGCAGGCGGGGTTGGAGTGAGCGAAAAAGACAGGATAAAACAGGAGGTGGCTCAAGAAAAATCGAATCCACtaaccgaccgaccggtggGAAGGCGGCCGCCAGCGTGGGCTAAAGAATATGTATTCAGATTTATGGAAATCCGATCATATTTCGTGAAAGCGAGTTTTCCTTCAATTATCCACATCCCGAAAACGGTTGCCTCGGTGGCTCGGCCCCGGTCGGCTGGCAAAATGACGATGGTGCGATGTACTTGTTTAATGGAATTATGATGGAACGTAGCATCCCGCACAACCGTTTGGCTGTCGCCCGTAATCAGCGGCCATTACAGCCAgtgtcgggttttttttttcaactgtttCGTGCTTCCGTCTGAAGTGGTTTAGTTGGGGTGGAGTCAAGGCAGGGGGTGAAGTGCATGTTTTGGCGGTCCCGTTCCCTTTCGCACGCGCCCCATCGCGCACGGTGCCCAATGGTGAGCTTTATGATATGGGACGCGGATGATTTACCGTGCCGACAAATGTACCGAGCGTTGTTGCAGCttgttttacaaaatttaCACCCTCTTGTCGCTGTGCCGCTTGTCTGCAAAGTGTCATTGTTCGTTTGGCACTTCAACGAAGTGTGATTCGAGTCGCTGTCGCAACATGAAACAACACGAGCGATCGTTTAATAGAATGACACTCGCAATTACTGTCCTGTCCAGGAATACTCTCACCTCCCCAGTTCGATTCGGTTTAGTAATTGGGTGCCAAGTAGTGCTTTTCTCAAGCCGCGCAACAATATCTCCCAAAAGAATTGCTTCTAGCCCAGTACTTTGTCTAGCACTCCTTACATACTTTGCGCATATTACATACATGTAACCCATTTCAACAACCTTTTCATACGCATTTTTGAGCTTTCATGTCACAAACGGTTATAAAGCTCCCCGTCTGCAAACAACGGCGCAGGCATTCGACAGCACTTGTTCCGCTCCACCCGGCAGCGAGACTTACAACGTCCCTGCCTATTACGCGAACATCCTATCCCGATCACATTGTTGTTTCGCGTGCACAACTCACCTTCCCGGAACGGAAAGCCTCACTTCCAAATTCCAGCTTACATATGAGCCcgcatgtgtgtctgtgtgtgtatcagCTGCGGAATTCTTAAAATCGAATTTTAGCCGCTCAACCGCCACGCGTCTTGCCACGCCGAGCGAATGAATCACGAAAACAACACGCACCCGTCACCCGTCATACATCAACCGAATTTTGATGTGAAAAACCATCACCGTTAACACGCCCGCACCACGGTGGACGCGTACGTTTGAAATGATCCAGCCAGGTGCTGCTACGGTCTGCGTCCCATTCGCTTCGGCACAATAGCATAGAACAGCCTTCTCTGCCCGCCAGCCGACCCGAGGTTCTTCCGGATTTTTGACGTTTTCTCATAACATTTTTGCTTCACGTTCACGGCAGGTGAGAGGAGGTGAAACAGATCCTGGGATCCGGATTCACCTGAAGCAAACGCCCGGTGCAAGTAAATAAAGGGAAAAATCCCTTCCTTTGCCTTACCAgaggcacacacgcacgcagccAGACTAAGTAAGACCCGTGTCGTGTGTACAGTGAGGGGATCATTGCCGAAGCTTCCATAATGTGAAGTGCGCCGACTTGTTGTCCGCTTTAGCGCACATCAGTTCTAGTCACGAGTAAACAACGTTTCGCTTTTACACGCATTGATTGGAAGCGTTTTCCCTtgcctcccccctccccccacggTTTTCCATCTTGCGGTCCATCAGGGCCTTCTTGCCCGGCCGTACAACGCGAACAATAACCTTATCAATCAATTTGAGTTTTCAATTCCGACCCTGCCTCTAATTTTCCTTCGAACCTTCTCCAAGTAGCAACGGCCAAGTAAAAGCGTGCTTGAAGCCAGATGCTTGCTTTTTTGCCGCGAGTGTTCGGTACTACTTTTGCCGGGACAAAGTGACCTATCGGCTAGATGAAGACGTACAACAGTTGGGAAAATTGTTCTCTTACTACATTTTCCTTCGCCAAGGGATAGGGATGCGCCATGCAGGAAGCATCCCGCTAGTGTATCATCTAAATCCGGAAAAGGTGCTTTACTATGCCGTCTTCGATAAGATCCGCGAACGATTCGATTGATTGGGAATGTGTGCGTTTGCCGCCACTCCCTTGTCCCAAACGGATAGCCAATGAGCAATATCCTCCGGAACCGTGTTCGTGTACAATCCATAAATCAATTGGCTCATAAATTTTCCGACGCAGTGCTCGCTGGTACCAGCGAGGATGGGTAGGAGCGAGACTGGGAAATTCTTCGCTACTACGACTAATTGTTGCTGCCGACCGTGGCGATGCATCGTCGTCGTGTCTTCCGGTTTGGCATGGTGCCGCCATTGGTCATTGGTTGCACGAACGTTGGCCAACACCCATTGTTCGCATTCATCGCAATCAGGATCGTTTACGCAACGCCACACAAACGACCAGCCGGCAGAGGTTTCGCTGTGTAAGTGTGGCTGTTACAGAGCATTCCCAAGGTATGCTCATCTTTGCCCTACTTTACCCTCATTCCTGGGGGTTGGCTTGTTCGCCCGCTATCACAAAAGGGGAAAGCAATCGAGCAatcgacagagagagagagtggtgAGTGAGCGAGACGGTACGCTAACCTGTAAGCCATTAAATTTATCACCACCGATGGAGTCTAATTAAAttgtgtttgatgttttgattaACAATATATCGAGACCAGCCCGAACGCCTCGGCTGAATGCTCGTTAGGGTCGGTGCAGTGGCGGCACTAACTGTTTCGTTCCCATTTCCAGAGTGCAGCAGGACAACAAGCTATGGGACTCGTTCCAGGATCCGCCCGTACCGCAGACATCCGGTTCCGCCGCCAGCCGGGA
This is a stretch of genomic DNA from Anopheles merus strain MAF chromosome 2R, AmerM5.1, whole genome shotgun sequence. It encodes these proteins:
- the LOC121588890 gene encoding uncharacterized protein LOC121588890; protein product: MLKFVAIATVGLLFCAVQCVKVDYYGSLYNPKDELHAPYHEKEDKQDFSKIPGVPGVDYPIYHEVPHTSFHCGNVPAIPGMYANVETGCQAYHTCHDGREGHQGASFLCTNGTLFNQKEFACDWWYNVKCEEAPSYYHLNADPEHNPFTPKRKPEEEHQQHKKFLIHV